Proteins encoded together in one Colius striatus isolate bColStr4 chromosome 3, bColStr4.1.hap1, whole genome shotgun sequence window:
- the MED9 gene encoding mediator of RNA polymerase II transcription subunit 9: MASGGPAARAAEEPPPPEPPAEQKPPPPPPPAQQEFSFLPLVHDIIKCMDRDSQDVHQVLNELKNKFQETRKLISSMPGIGVSPEQQQQQLQSLREQVRTKNELLQKYKSLCMFEIPKE; this comes from the exons ATGGCCTCGGGGGGCCcggccgcccgcgccgccgaggagccgccgccgcccgaGCCGCCGGCGGAGCAgaagccgccgccgccgccgccgcccgcgcaGCAGGAGTTCTCCTTCCTGCCGCTCGTCCACGACATCATCAAATG CATGGACAGAGACAGCCAGGATGTTCACCAGGTGCTGAATGAGCTCAAGAACAAGTTCCAGGAGACGAGGAAGCTGATCAGCTCCATGCCTGGCATCGGGGTGAGCcccgagcagcagcagcagcagctgcagagcctgcGGGAGCAGGTCCGGACCAAAAACGAACTGCTGCAGAAATACAAGAGCCTTTGCATGTTTGAAATCCCCAAGGAGTAG
- the RASD1 gene encoding dexamethasone-induced Ras-related protein 1 isoform X1 has product MKLAAMIKKMCPSEAELSIPAKNCYRMVILGSSKVGKTAIVSRFLTGRFEEQYTPTIEDFHRKFYSIRGEVYQLDILDTSGNHPFPAMRRLSILTGDVFILVFSLDNRDSFEEVQRLKQQILETKSCLKNKTKENIEVPLVICGNKGDRDFYREVQPREIEQLVGGDPKKCAYFEISAKKNSSLDQMFQALFAMAKLPSEMSPDLHRKVSVQYCDILHKKGLKGKKLLKEGGRGSTEEAYGIVAPFARRPSVHSDLMYIREKAIGGGHSKEKDRCIIS; this is encoded by the exons ATGAAACTGGCAGCGATGATCAAGAAGATGTGCCCCAGCGAGGCCGAGCTGAGCATCCCCGCCAAGAACTGCTACCGCATGGTCATCCTGGGCTCCTCCAAGGTGGGCAAGACGGCCATCGTCTCGCGCTTCCTCACGGGCCGCTTCGAGGAGCAATACACACCCACCATCGAGGACTTCCACCGCAAGTTCTACAGCATCCGCGGTGAGGTCTACCAGCTCGACATCCTGGACACGTCGGGCAACCACCCCTTCCCAGCCATGCGCCGCCTCTCCATCCTCACAG GAGATGTGTTCATCctggtgttcagcctggacaaccGGGACTCCTTTGAGGAGGTGCAGCGCCTGAAGCAGCAAATCCTGGAGACCAAGTCGTGCctgaagaacaaaaccaaggaGAACATAGAGGTGCCTCTGGTCATCTGCGGCAACAAAGGTGACCGGGACTTTTACCGAGAGGTGCAACCCCGAGAGATCGAGCAGCTGGTGGGAGGAGACCCCAAAAAGTGCGCCTACTTCGAGATCTCAGCCAAGAAGAACAGCAGCCTGGACCAGATGTTCCAGGCGCTCTTTGCCATGGCCAAGCTGCCCAGCGAGATGAGCCCCGACCTGCACCGCAAGGTCTCGGTCCAGTACTGTGACATCCTGCACAAGAAGGGGCTGAAAGGCAAGAAGCTGCTGAAAGAGGGGGGCCGGGGCAGCACGGAGGAGGCGTACGGCATCGTGGCCCCCTTCGCTCGGCGGCCCAGCGTCCACAGCGACCTCATGTACATCCGGGAGAAAGCCATCGGCGGTGGGCACAGCAAGGAGAAGGACCGCTGCATCATCAGCTAG
- the RASD1 gene encoding dexamethasone-induced Ras-related protein 1 isoform X2 yields MKLAAMIKKMCPSEAELSIPAKNCYRMVILGSSKVGKTAIVSRFLTGRFEEQYTPTIEDFHRKFYSIRGEVYQLDILDTSGNHPFPAMRRLSILTANPGDQVVPEEQNQGEHRGASGHLRQQR; encoded by the exons ATGAAACTGGCAGCGATGATCAAGAAGATGTGCCCCAGCGAGGCCGAGCTGAGCATCCCCGCCAAGAACTGCTACCGCATGGTCATCCTGGGCTCCTCCAAGGTGGGCAAGACGGCCATCGTCTCGCGCTTCCTCACGGGCCGCTTCGAGGAGCAATACACACCCACCATCGAGGACTTCCACCGCAAGTTCTACAGCATCCGCGGTGAGGTCTACCAGCTCGACATCCTGGACACGTCGGGCAACCACCCCTTCCCAGCCATGCGCCGCCTCTCCATCCTCACAG CAAATCCTGGAGACCAAGTCGTGCctgaagaacaaaaccaaggaGAACATAGAGGTGCCTCTGGTCATCTGCGGCAACAAAGGTGA